A region of Culicoides brevitarsis isolate CSIRO-B50_1 chromosome 1, AGI_CSIRO_Cbre_v1, whole genome shotgun sequence DNA encodes the following proteins:
- the LOC134836945 gene encoding acetylcholinesterase-like, whose translation MVRGTYLYKGNVRHSIAWKGIPYAQANRFEPSTRARRWNSPLDATNFGPSCQQDVKESYYGSVYWNKLQSMSENCLNLNIYKPISSSRDLPVTVWIHGGDFQYGSSALNTFDLSEFAAATKTIAVSFNYRLDIFGFLKTGFIVKGNLGLLDQQRAIKWVSKNIHRFGGDPNRITLAGEGAGGMSVSFHLLSPKSSKYFQQAIILNGDPINKWHFDSAQEALEKSKHFAEILECPDEFEESYVTCLKGKSVKNIMDVVPETLVDTFDRIPFAPTVDSEFFSDNPRKLLTKAKHLNGVRVIVGMNGNAGSLASREFLPMSDKNTMDEDTFRFSVEMALTPFSEELQEKAIDFYIENDQKGTDNFVKTFNNLAGDLKYGCSSQEFVDILHAKGAEVQKLFFNHRSQYSKWPQWAGVVQQDELMYILGEPFRQNPVINFTERERQLSKTLMAMFGKFVKEEPMKKWPKYAKNKVALRVQDGELKTIANHFYRKKFCDFWKANEN comes from the coding sequence ATGGTCAGAGGAACATATTTATATAAGGGAAACGTAAGACACTCGATTGCTTGGAAAGGCATCCCTTATGCCCAAGCAAATAGATTCGAACCATCCACTCGAGCTCGAAGATGGAACTCACCTTTAGATGCAACGAACTTCGGACCTTCCTGCCAACAAGATGTCAAAGAATCCTACTATGGATCCGTTTATTGGAACAAACTTCAAAGCATGAGCGAAAATTGTTTGAACTTGAACATCTACAAACCGATTTCAAGTTCAAGAGATCTTCCTGTTACTGTTTGGATTCATGGAGGAGATTTCCAATATGGAAGTTCAGCCTTAAATACTTTCGATCTAAGTGAATTTGCTGCAGCTACAAAAACAATTGCTGTTTCGTTCAATTACCGATTAGACATCTTTGGTTTCTTGAAAACGGGATTTATTGTCAAGGGAAATCTTGGGCTTTTAGATCAACAAAGAGCTATCAAGTGGGTTAGTAAAAACATTCATAGATTCGGAGGAGATCCAAATAGAATTACCTTAGCTGGCGAAGGAGCTGGAGGAATGTCAGTAAGTTTTCATTTGTTGTCTCCAAAAAGCTCAAAGTATTTTCAACAAGCGATCATTTTGAATGGAGATCCCATCAACAAATGGCATTTCGATTCAGCCCAAGAAGCTCTTGAAAAGTCGAAGCATTTTGCTGAGATCTTAGAATGTCCTGATGAGTTTGAAGAATCTTATGTCACCTGTTTGAAAGGCAAATCAGTGAAAAATATAATGGATGTCGTGCCAGAAACGCTCGTTGATACCTTTGATCGAATTCCATTCGCTCCAACAGTTGATTCGGAGTTTTTCAGCGACAATCCACGAAAGTTGCTGACAAAAGCGAAACACTTAAACGGAGTAAGAGTAATTGTTGGTATGAACGGTAATGCGGGTTCATTAGCATCTCGTGAATTCCTTCCCATGTCTGACAAAAATACCATGGATGAAGATACTTTTCGATTTTCCGTTGAAATGGCTCTTACCCCTTTCTCTGAAGAGCTACAAGAAAAAGCAATTGACTTTTACATTGAAAACGATCAAAAAGGCAcagataattttgtaaaaacctTCAACAACTTGGCTGGCGATTTGAAATATGGTTGCTCATCCCAAGAATTTGTCGATATCTTGCACGCAAAAGGAGCCgaagtacaaaaattattttttaatcatcgtTCGCAGTACAGCAAATGGCCTCAATGGGCAGGCGTCGTACAACAAGACGAACTCATGTATATTCTTGGCGAACCCTTTCGACAAAATCCCGTTATAAATTTCACGGAAAGAGAAAGGCAATTGAGCAAGACACTAATGGCGATGTTTGGTAAATTCGTTAAGGAAGAACCGATGAAAAAATGGCCAAAATATGCCAAAAATAAGGTAGCTTTGAGGGTTCAAGATGGCGAATTGAAAACAATTGCAAACCACTTTTACCGCAAAAAGTTTTGTGATTTCTGGAAagctaatgaaaattaa